Within Sporosarcina sp. PTS2304, the genomic segment CGCAGTGACTACAACGAACCAATCACCTTCAACATTCAGAAACGACACTAAGTAGTCCTGCACTAGCCCAAATCTCTCACAAACTACAACGAACTACGATTTGTACCTACCCTCACTAAACGAAGGCGCCTCGCAAGTGGTAGGAGAAGCGACGAGACAGAGAGGCGATCTTCCACTCTGGCTCTTTGCGGGAGCCATCCGCCAGCACCGCAGTGACTACAACGAACCAATCACCTTCAACATTCAGAAACGACACTAAGTAGTCCTGCACTAGCCCAAATCTCTCACAAACTACAACGAACTACGATTTGTACCTACCCTCACTAAACGAAGGCGCCTCGCAAGCGGTAGGCGAAGCAAAGAGACAGAGAGGCGATCTTCCACTCTGGCTCTTTGCGGGAGCCATCCGCCAGCACCGCAGTGACTACAACGAACCAATCACCTTCAACATTCAGAAACGACACTAAGTAGTCCTGCACTAGCCCAAATCTCTCACAAACTACAACGAACTACGATTTATACCTACCCTCACTAAACGAAGGCGCCTCGCAAGTGGTAGGAGAAGCGACGAGACAGAGAGGCGATCTTCCACTCTGGCTCTTTGCGGGAGCCATCCGCCAGCGCCGCAGTGACTACAACGAACCAATCACCTTCAACATTCAGAAACGACACTAAGTAGTCCTGCACTAGCCCAAATCTCTCACAAACTACAACGAACTACGATTTGTACCTACCCTCACTAAACGAAGGCGCCTCGCAAGTGGTAGGAGAAGCGACGAGACAGAGAGGCGATCTTCCACTCTGGCTCTTTGCGGGAGCCATCCGCCAGCGCCGCAGTGACTACAACGAACCAATCACCTTCAACATTCAGAAACGACACTAAGTAGTCCTGCACTAGCCCAAATCTCTCACAAACTACAACGAACTACGATTTGTACCTACCCTCACTAAACGAAGGCGCCTCGCAAGCGGTAGGCGAAGCAAAGAGACAGAGAGGCGATCTTCCACTCTGGCTCTTTGCGGGAGCCATCCGCCAGCACCGCAGTGACTACAACGAACCAATCACCTTCAACATTCAGAAACGACACTAAGTAGTCCTGCACTAGCCCAAATCTCTCACAAACTACAACGAACTACGATTTGTACCTACCCTCACTAAACGAAGGCGCCTCGCAAGCGGTAGGCGAAGCAAAGAGACAGAGAGGCGATCTTCCACTCTGGCTCTTTGCGGGAGCCATCCGCCAGCACCGCAGTGACTAAAATGAATCGATCACCTTCAACATTCAGAAACGGTTCCAGGTAGTCTTGCACTATCCCACTCTTCCTCGCTAAGAACATATCCATATAAACTTGACAGAACATTATTACTTATCATATAGTATTACGGCAACACTATGCTTGGTAGCTAGATATATTGCAAGTTATCAAAATACATACACTTCTTAGAGTACTTCAGGAGGCCTTTTACATGAATAGATTTACCAAATTCGACACGCTAAAATTAGGGCTTACTATGTTTGCCCTATTTTTCGGTGCGGGTAACATGATCTTCCCTCCATTACTTGGACAACTGGCAGGTGTCGAGACATGGATCACCCTTGTCGGATTTTTGATTACCGGTGTCGGATTACCTTACCTCGGCGTGATTGCAGTAACGATGAGTGGTGTGCAGCTAAATGATTTGGCCGGAAAAGCCTCTCCTTTATTCGCAATGATTTTTCCACTAATCGTTTATTTGGCGATCGGACCTTTCTTCGGCCTGCCACGGACAGCGACTGTGGCTTATGAAATTGCTGTATCGCCTTTTGTGTCTAGCTCTCTTCAAACACTAGTGCTTGCTATTTTCTCAGTGCTTTTCTTTAGCATCACTGTGTGGCTTTCATTGAAACCGAATAAAATTGTAGATCGCTTTGGCAGCATCTTAACACCAGTTTTGCTTGCAATCGTAACACTATTTATCGTCATCGGATTGATAAACCCTATAGGTGAGGCTGGCCCTCCACTTGAACCGTTTACGGAAAACTTTTTTGCCAAAGGGTTTATTGAAGGGTATGGCACGATGGATGCAATTGCTGCATTAGTATTCGCGATTATCGTCATCAATGCTGTGAAGTTAAAAGGAATTACTGATAAAAAAGAAATTACGTCTATTACAGTGAAAGCAGGATCAATTGCAGTAATTGGATTAAGCGCAGTATATGCAGGACTCGCATACTTAGGTTCGACAAGCCGCGCAGTAGCAGAAGGTTCGACGAATGGCGGAGTTATTTTAGCAAAGCTTGCATATGCCCTATTAGGTAATAGCGGCTTGTATTTACTCGGTATAGCTGTAACGCTCGCGTGTTTGACAACCGCCATTGGATTGACTTCGGCCAGTGCTACATATTTAACTACAATCGTTCCGAAAATTTCTTATAAACTATTTGTATTGATCATTTGTACATTTACAACGATTATTTCAAATGTTGGACTGACAAAGTTACTTGCGATTATGCTCCCTGTATTGGTTGGAGTCTACCCATTAGCCATTGTGTTAATTTCGTTCAGCTTATTCCACCGTCTGTTTAAAGGCTATCATGAAGTCTATATATACGGTTTAAGTGCTGCAGGACTTATTGGTTTTTTCGATATGCTGAAGGCGTTTAACGTTGATCTGGGACCGGTTACAGATATCTTGGAGTTCTTTCCCTTATACGAACAAGGTATTGGCTGGGCTGTACCAGCACTCGTATTTGGTTTTATTGGATTTACCGTAGCATCAGTACAGGGAAAACCTCGTGTACAATGAAATATAAAAAAGCCTGCAAACAATATGCAGGCTTTTTCGTATAATTCGAAGTGAAAAAATATGTGGTCGAGCTTACTTTTTCATTAAACCTTTATTTCCTTTTGTAATAATCGCTTCGTAATCAATATAGTCGTAAATATCATTTGCAATCGAACTACTGAAATTTTGAAGTTCTTCAACTGTTAAATCTTCAATTGCACGATTTTCTTTTTCACAATAAATGATGATTTTCCCTACAATCTCATGCGCATCTCGGAATGGTGTGCCTTTAGCTACGAGATAGTCCGCTACTTCTGTCGCATTCAGAAAACCACCTTTAATTGCAGCTTTCATTTGATCAGCATTGACTGTTAACGTATCAATCATTTTAGACATTATTTCCAGGCAATCTAGGACGGTATCAAGACCGTTGAAAAATTGCTCTTTGTCTTCTTGCATATCTTTGTTGTATGTAAGAGGCAGTCCTTTAAGTGTCGTTAATAAAGCGAATAAAGAACCATACACACGACCTGTTTTTCCTCTAATCAACTCCGCAGCGTCAGGATTTTTCTTCTGTGGCATAATACTGCTGCCTGTAGAATAAGCATCCGAAATTGTTACAAAACGAAATTCCTGGCTACTCCATAAAATTAATTCTTCACTTAAACGACTCATATGCATCATGATCAACGAAAAATCCGACAGTAACTCGAGTAAATAGTCACGATCACTCACACCATCGAGAAAATTATCTACCGGCTTATCAAAACCGAGCAGTGCTGTCGTAACTTCGCGTTCAATAGCATGAGTCGTTCCAGCTAACGCACCGCATCCAAGCGGATTTTCATTCAGAATTTCAACAGCATGCTGAACGCGCTTTTTATCACGCATGAACATTTGAGCATAGGCTCCTAAATGATGACCAAAAGTAACAACTTGCGCACGTTGCAGATGGGTATAGCCCGGCATGATGACATTATTCGCTTTCCCCTTCGCTTCTAAAGAGTCAATCAACGTCTGTAACGCATCCATGACGACAGCTGCCTGGTTTCTTGCATATTGTCTCATATCAACAGCAACCTGGTCATTACGACTACGTGCAGTATGTAGCTTCTTGCCTGTTTCTCCTACTCGTTTTGTCAAATTCATTTCGACGAATGAATGAATATCTTCATAATTTCCTTCTATTTTCAAGTCGCCAGTCTCGATATCCGCTAAAATAGACTGGAGTCCATTAACTAATGTTTCTCCTTCTTCTGGAGTTAATAAATCACAATGAACTTGCATCGTTACATGCGCAATACTTCCGGCAATATCTTCACGGAATAAACGATAATCCACTGGAAGAGAACTATTGAACTTCTCCATGATTTCATCTGCTTTACTGCTAAAACGTCCACCCCAAAGTTTCATCATTCATCCAACCTCTCGAACTGTATTTTTACTCGTCACTATGCATAAATTTAGCGTCATTCTTTTTTCGCAACGACTCTATTCTTATATTTTGACACAGTTTTTCTAAATTTTCTACTTTGAGAAACAGGGTATCTAGTTGCATCATTGTTCTATTCATGGGATACTATATACATTACAAATGAATGAGTGATGACCATGAGAAACTTTGTCACGACCCAACCATTAAAAAATTTCCAAACCTTGCCTGCAACTGGCGAGGTTTTTTTGTTGCTTAAAGGAAACACTAGTAGAGGAGGAAAAATTTTATGACAACACGTACTCAAAATCACTCAAAATCTTCTATCGTTGCGATTTGGATTAGTTTAGTAAGCAACGTCGTATTAACTGTAGTAAAACTAATCGTTGGTTTCTTTTTTCGAAGTCCCGTCTTACTGGCAGACGGTTTTCACAATGCGGGAGATGTTGTTGCTTCTGCTGCTGCGTTAACTTCCATGCAAATTTCTAAACGTCCAGCCGATGACGATCACCCGTATGGACATGGGAAAGCAGAAGTGATCGGCTCGAGCATCGTAGCAATCATTTTAGGTTTAGCTTCTATTTACATCGCGTTTGAGGCAGTAATGGCTTTATTTGAAGACCCGGCTACTGCCAGTAAAATTGCTTTACTCACTGCGGTCGTCTCTCTTATTTGGAAGTATGTATTATATATCTATACGATGCGTGTGGGTAAAAGAGAAAACAGCAAAGGATTGATTGCGACAGCCTATGATCATTTAGCTGATGTCTACGCTTCGCTTGCAGCTGTAGTCGGTATTGGACTTGCGTTAATCGGTGATGCGTTCATGATCCCTATGCTCGCTTACGGCGATCCAATTGCGGGTATTATCGTTTCTATTCTTGTATTCCGTATCGCAATGGAAATCGGCAAAGAAAGTATTGATATTCTAATGGAGAAAAGTGTCAGCGAAGAGAGGCTTGCTACATTTGAAAAGACTATACGGTCGCTTCCTGAAGTTAAACGAATCGATCGTTTGCGCGCGCGTGAGCATGGTCACTATGTGTTAGTCGATATTCGCATCGGCGTGTCTGGTAATTTAACCATTCAGGAAGGACATATGATCTCCAGTAAATTACGGAATTTATTAATGGAAGAAAACGAAGATGTGGACGAAGTGTTAATTCATTTAAATCCGTGGTATCCAGAAAAACAATCCGGTATACTTACTAACGAGGAGTGAATGATATGAAGCCATTAACAATTGAAGCGTTAGAAATCTGCTTAAAGGAAACAGAAGATACGATCCGCACAGCAGATGATCATTTTTTACAGCAACCCATTTCGTATTTACAATCAAATATAGCTGAATTTTTCTTTGTAGATTCTCCTGATTTTGATCATATTCATGTGGATTCCCTAGCATTGGAAGTCGATGATATATTCAAAACATATATGGTCTTGTTTGGTCTACAAGGTAAGAAAAAAGAAGGCGATGTTATTCGTCAATTCATTGAGGAAAAAGTTCAGAATCAATTGCTCGGACTAAGCATTTCATTTTCTGATAACGAAGGCTTTTGGGAAATCAATATGCCACTAGATTCGATTGAAGGTTTTGAAGAAACTATGCCGATTCAGGACGTTTTGCAGTTACTTAACGGGATACTTGGCGACCTTGATGAATTGAGAGCAAGCAAGTAATGACTACTTCATTTATCTATACGTATATCCGGCATCGTGATGAACAGGAACTATGCCGGATGGAAATGCGCGCTTTTTTCGGTAAAGATGTAGAGGATAATGTCATTCAAAGTGAAATAGCGGTTAATCCTTCGCGAAGTCCTTTCATGAAAGCCCGTTTAGAAGTGTGGCTTCATGCGGATAATTTAGAGTCATTAGCTCAGCAAGCCACTCAACTAGAAGTAGCAAAATCATTTAAGACAGTATGCTTGAATGAGATGGATTTAGCGGATACTCCCAAAATCATTCATGCTCAAAGACGTGATATCGAGCGTACAGTAGGTTTGAATATTTCAGGTGAACCCGAATTAGATTACCCCGAACTACTCATCGGCATTGTCCAATTAGATGATCAGTGGTATGCAGGTGAATTAATCGAGAGTTCATCGGATTGGCATGCGCATCAGCAGAAGCCACATATGTACTCTACTGCGCTCGGAACTCGTTTAGCAAGAGCAGCTGTCAATATTGCAGTGCCGCATCCTGAAGGCATCCGCGTCATCGATCCGTGCTGTGGAATTGGCACGGTGCTTGTTGAAGCATTGTCGATGGGCATTCCTATTGAAGGACGCGACATCAATCCTTTAGTCGTCAACGGTTCTAGAAAAAATATTGCTTATTTTGAATTACAAGGTAGTGTGGAAGTTGGACCTATTGCGGAAGTGGATGAATTATATGATGTAGCGATTATTGATATGCCATATAATTTATTTACACATATTACGGCAGAAGGTCAGCTGGATATTTTGAAAGAAGCGAGACGCTTTGCGAAGAGCTGTTTAATTGTTACGATTGAGAATATGGATGATATGCTTGAAGTAGCGGGTTGGGTAATTGCCGATCGCTGTCTTGCGCGGAAAGGTACATTTTCGCGGGAAGTGGTTTTATGTACATAAATGAAGGACGAGTCGAAGTATATCTTCCGCTCGTCTTTTTTATAAAAGAAATCATCTACAGAAGAGTGGAACCCATTGATCAAAAAACTAGATATCACAAAGAAAGCGACTACTGATAGCGTATTACAGATTCAGTTACTTTCCTATCAGGTAGAAGCAAAAATTATTGAATTCGATGATATCCCGCCGTTAAAAGACACTATTGAAACATTGTCTTCATGCGGTGAAACATTCTTCGGCTATTATGTTCAGGAAGAATTAAGCGGTGTGATATCTTATAAACTTGATGAACATACAACGATATTCACCGGTTGATGATTCATCCAACCTATTTCCGAAAAGGAATTGCGGAGCAGTTACTATGTTTCATTGAAGAATATGAATATACCGCAAAAAAAGTAATAGTTTCTACTGGCTCAAAAAACTTTCCTGCAATACATCTCTATAAAAAGTGTGAATATTTTAAAAAAGGGGAAAGACAAGTAACAGAACGTCTTACTTTAACAGTATTCGAGAAAGTCTTACGCTAAGAAAGGAGAGTTACCTATGTTTATTAGTCTAATGAAATTATCTAGTATTCTTTATCTATGGACTTGGTTCATCTGGCCTTTCGTATTTGTCATTTCTCTCATTTACGCAATCAAAGCCTTAGTGAAAGAAGAACCAACCTTCATGAAACCCGCCATCATCGCTTCCGTATCCCTCTTACTCATTCTCGCTGGAATCGCTTCACCGTCGCTATATTTATAATCACAAGTCAGTATCTACACGAAAAAAAGACCGCCACATGTAAATGGACGGTCTTTCACCATTTTATTTAGTTAACGAAGTCGTATAATCTGCAAGCAATCGAGCGCCATAGCCTGTTGCGGATTTCGTATAATATCCTTTAGGCTTCTGCTTATCCATAACGCCTGCCATATCGACATGTAGCCAGTTCGTCTTCGGTGCAAATTTACGCAAGAATAATCCTGCAGTAATTGAACCTGCTACAGACAACGAACTGATATTATTACAATCCGCATAGGCACTGTCTAATGATTCTTCATAAGCATCCACTAAAGGAAGTGGCCAGATAAAGTCACCGTTTTGATCGCCGATTTTCTTCATTTTGTACGCCAGTTCTTCGTCACCGAAAACGCCACCCATTTCTGTACCTAGTGCCGCAACGACTGCACCTGTTAATGTAGCGATATCCACCGTATAGTCTGCGCCCAGTTCCTCCGCACGAATCAATCCATCCGCTAAGATCAAACGACCTTCTGCGTCTGTATTCCCGACTTGTACACTGATGCCATTCTTAAATTGAATCACTTCACCTGGCATAACAGCGTCTGGTCCTGGTGTATTTTCAACCATTGGAATTAGTACAACGACATTCACTTTTGCATCAGAATGCGCTAGAAGTGATAACGCACCGCTGACAGCCGCTGAACCACCCATATCCATACGCATATCACTGTCGTCACGTCCACCTTTCAAGCTAATACCACCTGAATCATAAGTTACGCCTTTACCAACAAGTGCCACTAACGGCTTCGATGCATCTGTCTGCAACGTCATCTCAACGAATGAAGGCTCATACTTACTACCGCGACAAACAGTTAATACACCATTCATCTGTCGCTCTTCAATTTCTTTCTTACCTAGTACATCAATCTTCACTTTCGTACCTTTAAAGTGTTCTTTCAAGACTTCTGGATATGTCTCTGGATTTAGAACATCAGATAATTCATTCATCAAGTCACGTGAAAATGCCATCGCTGCTGCGCGTACTTCTCCAATTTTCACCAACGCTGAATCTGCTCCACTAACGGTTAATTTCGTTACCGGATTTGCTTTTTTAGATTGATAACGATCGAAATTATACGCTCCGAGATGCCAACCTTCCACGAATGCAGTAACCGCTTCGTCAGCGTCAGACCATTTCTCCGCTAATACATCTGCTTGAATCGTTGCAGTCTGTACTTTTTGTGCAGCTAGATTACGGGATACTTCTCCCGCGATACTACGGATATCCTCTAGTGATTTCCACTTCTTATCTTTTAAAACGACTACTTGTTTATCTTCTAGTACGAGTGAACAATATCCGCCTGTTTGATTCTCGACGAATTGTTTCACCAATTGATTTTTTGTCACTTGGCCAGCAGTTGCCAATAAAATTTCTGTATGGATTTGCATTTTTTTATTAACCCCTCTCACTATTTCGGTTTCCTAAATAGTTTATCACTTTTTAGCTGATAGCGCTAAGAAGAGGGTAGCAAATGGACCAATAAATAGGGAAAGTATGAACCAATTCAAACCACTACGGTTTTTACCTTGCGCAAGTACAGCGTTGATTAAGGCTAGTGTTCCCCAGCCTACGAAATACCCTTCATTCAACTTTAATCACTCCAATAATTAGTATGCCTTTTATACGTTTCAAGAGTGTATGATGTTTCATTTTCACACACAAAAAGGAACATCCAATAGATGCTCCTTTCTTTACATTAACTATTAATCGATGTCGGTGCGTTGTCATCTGTAGCATTGTCATAATTCTGATCGCCGACTTTTGCGCGAATTTCTTCTTCTGTTAAAGGTGGCGGGATTTCATGTTCTGCTAATGCACGTGTTTCTGGTGGAACTTCAACATTTTCCATGGCCGCATTGCGTGCATCCATTTCCCGTCCGTATTGTTCACGTTGTTGTGCAGTAGTTCTTTCATCTTTTGGCAAATCAGCCATTCAGCGTCACCTCAATTTACTGTTTTCACTTATGTTACCCGATATTTGTTATACTAAAACGTATGAATGGAAATAGAGAGGTGAAAAATTTTATGACAACAATTTTGGTTGATGCAGATGGTTGTTCTGTAATTAACGAAACTATTGCGATTGCTAAAGAATACCGGTTTCCCTGTATATTACTTTGTGATACAGCACATGAAATGCACCGCGATGGGGCAGAAACGATTACTGTATCAAAAGGTGCAGATGCAGTCGATTTCGTGTTAGTCAATCGCATAAAAAAAGGTGATATTATCGTAACCCAAGATTATGGACTAGCCGCCATGGCTTTAGCAAAACAAGGATTTCCGCTCGATCAAAACGGCAGATGGTTCACAAATGAAAATATCGATCAGTTGTTAGCAGCACGTCATAAAGCGCAGAAAATCCGTCGTGCAGGCGGAAGATTACGAGGTCCGAAAAAGCGAACGACAGAGCAAACAGAAGCTTTTGTAGTAAGTTTACGAAAATTATGCGACACGGTACCCACCATTTAAAAGTAGCTGTCCAATATGGCGTTTGTATAAACTGAGCAGAGAAAAACGACTCGTTTTCCTTTGCTCAGTTTTGTTTTATAATTCGTTGCCTTAGAAAGCAGACAGTATTTTTCTCCTCACTCGAAGAATTCTTTGTGGGGCAGAAAATGAATGTATGTGTGAGGATTCTCCCTACAGAATCGGACGCTTTCCTGAGGGGACGCGGCGGACTCGCCAAAAGTGCGTGGCGATTACGCCTGTCACCCTGATCCTCCAAGAGTCGCCGGTTCTTCCGGGAGAATCCTTGAGTTTTTGTCGGGAAGTTAATTGGTGTTCGGCCTGAAGTTGGAGTGGAGTGAGTGACTTCTTCTTTGTAGTGCAGAAAAAGAGTGTACGTGTTAGGATTCTCCCTACAGAACCGGACGCTTTCCTGAGGGGGCGCGGCGGACTCGCCAGAAGTTCTTTGGCGATTACGCCTGTCGCCCTGATTTTCCAGGAGTCGCCGGTTCTTCCGGGAGAATCCTTGAGTTTGTGTCGGGAAGCCATTTAGTGTTCGTCCAGAAATTAAGTATGGTATGTTCCGCTTCCTGACCAGTGTGGGTGAAGCTTTGGATTACCTGACTGAATGCATATAGAGTCATTGCTTTTCTCACTCCATTCATCTAAACAGTCATAGTAGCTAGCAACACGTCACCGCTTTTTAACTTCAAAAACGGTCGCATGGTATCAGACAAGTCTACTTACTTGGTCTTTCTCCATCTACAAAGAGTGATCAACCTGTCTTGCACACACTAAGTACGGCTGAAGCTGGAAGACGATCGACTCCGGGAGGATCAAGGACGACAGGCGTAACCCGCAGCGCACTTTTGCGGGGTCCGCCGCGTCCCCTCCGGAAAGCGTATCGTCTGGAAGCGCAAGCCGCAAGACACTTCAAGCCAGTTTCACTCCATCCAATCGCCATATTCACTCACTTATTCCCATAAGAAAAGGACTGTCACGGAAAGTCAGATACTACTGACTCTCCCGACAGCCCCTTAAGATACTTTTATGGTTTAGCTTGAATTACGATGAGATCAGATTCTTCAATCGCATGTAAACTATGCTTTTCACGTGGATCCATATGCAATACATTATCGGGCGTTAGTTCAACAGTCTCTCCTTCCACTGTAAAACGAACACGGCCTTTGCGAACGATAATAAATACTTCGCTATCAGCATCATGCTCGGCGATCTCTTCCCCTTTACGTAATTGGATGTTCAGTACTACTGCGTTATCAACTGCCGCCACCCGGTCCATATGCTTTTGTTTTTCTGTTAACTGATTCTTCGTATCCAGTAATTTCATCTCTGTTCTCCCCTTTCTTAATTACATACATTGCACAAAATCTGTCTAAACTAATGATAGAACAACATCATTCCTATTACTAGTTTTTTATCCTCTTAATAGGGAATAGCAAGTAAGACATACTATTTTCTTGTAATAGACTTTTCAATATGTAGACAAGTCTTCATCCATTCTTGCATATAGTCTATAAGAAATGTCACTCATTACTAGTTAACGGAGGTTGCCTATGCCAAAAATTCAATCTATCAGTACAGTTTGTCCACCTGTTGAACTAAAACAGGAAGAAGCCATGAAGTTTGCTCGTTCTCTTTTTTCTGATTCATTTAAAGATATTGATCGTTTACTAAAAGTGTTCCAAAATGGCGAGATCGATACACGTCAAGTTTGTATGCCTTTAGAATGGTATTCCGAACCGCATGATTTTGAAACGAAAAATAATCTTTATATTGAACATGCTGTGACGCTTGGGAAACAGGCGGTAGAGAAATGTTTAACGAACTCAGCCACTTTAGAGCGTTCGGTAGATCCAGCTGAAATCGATGCGATTTTCTTCGTATCTAGCAGCGGACTAGCGACACCTAGTATTGATGCACGACTTATTAATCAATTACCGTTTCGCCATGATATTAAACGTATTCCCATCTGGGGTCTTGGCTGTGCAGGTGGTGCATCGGGTATGAGCCGCGCTTTCGATTATTGTAAAGCTTATCCAGAATCCAATGTTCTAGTACTTGCTTTGGAACTTTGTAGCTTGACGTTCCAGCGTGATGACGTAACAAAAAGTAATCTAGTGGGGGTGTCGTTATTTTCAGATGGTGTAGCATGTGCGTTAGTTTCAGGTGAACAATCCACGATTAAAAGCACCCGTCCAATGCCTGTAATACGTGCAACTTCTTCACGCTTCATGCCTGATTCTGAAGATGTAATGGGCTGGGATATTAAAAATGATGGTTTGCATGTAGTCTTTTCGAAAAGTATTCCAAACGTCATCAAGAGTTGGCTCGGACCATTCGTCCACCAGTTTGTAAAAGAGCAAAATTTATCTATGGAGGATGTTACCCATTTTGTGGCACATCCTGGAGGAAAGAAAGTACTTGACGCCTATGAAAAAGCACTTCATATGGATTCACAGCAAACGGCTACTTCCAAGAAAGTGCTACAACATCACGGCAACATGTCCTCTCCTACCGTGTTATACGTATTAAAAGATTTCATCGAACAACAACCGACTTCAGGAGATATTGGCTTAATGGCAGCATTAGGACCAGGCTTTTGCGGGGAATTACTATTATTGGAGTGGCAGTGAGATGGGCAAATTATTCCTGATCGTTTTCACCATTGTAGTTATTCAACGCCTAGTTGAATTAGGGGTAGCTAAACGCAATGAACAATGGATGCGCAGTCAAGGAGCTATTGAAATAGGGGCTTCGCATTACAAGTGGATGGTTCTTATGCATACAGCATTTTTTATCTCATTACTCGTAGAAGTAGCGTGGTTCGATCGTCCACTTTCTCCATTTTCCAGTTTGTTGTTTAGTTTTTTTCTTCTG encodes:
- a CDS encoding TRM11 family methyltransferase, yielding MTTSFIYTYIRHRDEQELCRMEMRAFFGKDVEDNVIQSEIAVNPSRSPFMKARLEVWLHADNLESLAQQATQLEVAKSFKTVCLNEMDLADTPKIIHAQRRDIERTVGLNISGEPELDYPELLIGIVQLDDQWYAGELIESSSDWHAHQQKPHMYSTALGTRLARAAVNIAVPHPEGIRVIDPCCGIGTVLVEALSMGIPIEGRDINPLVVNGSRKNIAYFELQGSVEVGPIAEVDELYDVAIIDMPYNLFTHITAEGQLDILKEARRFAKSCLIVTIENMDDMLEVAGWVIADRCLARKGTFSREVVLCT
- a CDS encoding M17 family metallopeptidase, whose protein sequence is MQIHTEILLATAGQVTKNQLVKQFVENQTGGYCSLVLEDKQVVVLKDKKWKSLEDIRSIAGEVSRNLAAQKVQTATIQADVLAEKWSDADEAVTAFVEGWHLGAYNFDRYQSKKANPVTKLTVSGADSALVKIGEVRAAAMAFSRDLMNELSDVLNPETYPEVLKEHFKGTKVKIDVLGKKEIEERQMNGVLTVCRGSKYEPSFVEMTLQTDASKPLVALVGKGVTYDSGGISLKGGRDDSDMRMDMGGSAAVSGALSLLAHSDAKVNVVVLIPMVENTPGPDAVMPGEVIQFKNGISVQVGNTDAEGRLILADGLIRAEELGADYTVDIATLTGAVVAALGTEMGGVFGDEELAYKMKKIGDQNGDFIWPLPLVDAYEESLDSAYADCNNISSLSVAGSITAGLFLRKFAPKTNWLHVDMAGVMDKQKPKGYYTKSATGYGARLLADYTTSLTK
- a CDS encoding cupin domain-containing protein, whose translation is MKLLDTKNQLTEKQKHMDRVAAVDNAVVLNIQLRKGEEIAEHDADSEVFIIVRKGRVRFTVEGETVELTPDNVLHMDPREKHSLHAIEESDLIVIQAKP
- a CDS encoding protoporphyrinogen oxidase, producing the protein MKPLTIEALEICLKETEDTIRTADDHFLQQPISYLQSNIAEFFFVDSPDFDHIHVDSLALEVDDIFKTYMVLFGLQGKKKEGDVIRQFIEEKVQNQLLGLSISFSDNEGFWEINMPLDSIEGFEETMPIQDVLQLLNGILGDLDELRASK
- the argH gene encoding argininosuccinate lyase; the protein is MMKLWGGRFSSKADEIMEKFNSSLPVDYRLFREDIAGSIAHVTMQVHCDLLTPEEGETLVNGLQSILADIETGDLKIEGNYEDIHSFVEMNLTKRVGETGKKLHTARSRNDQVAVDMRQYARNQAAVVMDALQTLIDSLEAKGKANNVIMPGYTHLQRAQVVTFGHHLGAYAQMFMRDKKRVQHAVEILNENPLGCGALAGTTHAIEREVTTALLGFDKPVDNFLDGVSDRDYLLELLSDFSLIMMHMSRLSEELILWSSQEFRFVTISDAYSTGSSIMPQKKNPDAAELIRGKTGRVYGSLFALLTTLKGLPLTYNKDMQEDKEQFFNGLDTVLDCLEIMSKMIDTLTVNADQMKAAIKGGFLNATEVADYLVAKGTPFRDAHEIVGKIIIYCEKENRAIEDLTVEELQNFSSSIANDIYDYIDYEAIITKGNKGLMKK
- a CDS encoding YaiI/YqxD family protein, with amino-acid sequence MTTILVDADGCSVINETIAIAKEYRFPCILLCDTAHEMHRDGAETITVSKGADAVDFVLVNRIKKGDIIVTQDYGLAAMALAKQGFPLDQNGRWFTNENIDQLLAARHKAQKIRRAGGRLRGPKKRTTEQTEAFVVSLRKLCDTVPTI
- a CDS encoding N-acetyltransferase, coding for MIHPTYFRKGIAEQLLCFIEEYEYTAKKVIVSTGSKNFPAIHLYKKCEYFKKGERQVTERLTLTVFEKVLR
- the brnQ gene encoding branched-chain amino acid transport system II carrier protein yields the protein MNRFTKFDTLKLGLTMFALFFGAGNMIFPPLLGQLAGVETWITLVGFLITGVGLPYLGVIAVTMSGVQLNDLAGKASPLFAMIFPLIVYLAIGPFFGLPRTATVAYEIAVSPFVSSSLQTLVLAIFSVLFFSITVWLSLKPNKIVDRFGSILTPVLLAIVTLFIVIGLINPIGEAGPPLEPFTENFFAKGFIEGYGTMDAIAALVFAIIVINAVKLKGITDKKEITSITVKAGSIAVIGLSAVYAGLAYLGSTSRAVAEGSTNGGVILAKLAYALLGNSGLYLLGIAVTLACLTTAIGLTSASATYLTTIVPKISYKLFVLIICTFTTIISNVGLTKLLAIMLPVLVGVYPLAIVLISFSLFHRLFKGYHEVYIYGLSAAGLIGFFDMLKAFNVDLGPVTDILEFFPLYEQGIGWAVPALVFGFIGFTVASVQGKPRVQ
- a CDS encoding cation diffusion facilitator family transporter yields the protein MTTRTQNHSKSSIVAIWISLVSNVVLTVVKLIVGFFFRSPVLLADGFHNAGDVVASAAALTSMQISKRPADDDHPYGHGKAEVIGSSIVAIILGLASIYIAFEAVMALFEDPATASKIALLTAVVSLIWKYVLYIYTMRVGKRENSKGLIATAYDHLADVYASLAAVVGIGLALIGDAFMIPMLAYGDPIAGIIVSILVFRIAMEIGKESIDILMEKSVSEERLATFEKTIRSLPEVKRIDRLRAREHGHYVLVDIRIGVSGNLTIQEGHMISSKLRNLLMEENEDVDEVLIHLNPWYPEKQSGILTNEE